One genomic region from Streptomyces sp. Li-HN-5-11 encodes:
- the acnA gene encoding aconitate hydratase AcnA, with translation MNTDRTAVLTVDGHSYRYQPLDRMLAKGELEELPYALRVLLENVARRSPGSLAEVVSRTRTRAGVCEVPVHPNRIMLHDTTCLPALADFAALRDSVAELGGDPALLQPSIPVDLTVDHSVIVEEYGRADAVDRNLLIDFRRNGERYEMVKWAERSLRNFRVVPPGTGIIHQVNMEALARVVWMTEAQDGGLPWLHPDVLVATDSHTPMINALGVVGWGVGGLEGQAAMLGEPVTIPYPEVVGVRLTGRLRPGVGATDLALTLTELLRARGVVNKFVEFCGPGVTPLGWAERAAVSNMAPEYGATCVFFPYDDETAAYLRLSGREESQVRLVDAYLTTQGLKRTDDRPEPRYDEIVDLDLTTVEPSMAGPNLPHQRLSLSQVPHSYRKSAGTRRQARSAEDFGEPLPDGPVAIAAITSCTNTANPALMVQAGLLAERAAAAGLKAKPWVKTSLSPGSRVVEDYLRDAGLLPALEHTGFHIVGFGCMTCIGNSGPLHPVMEELAENGTVQPVAVLSGNRNFAGRVNPHTPLSYLASPPLVVAYALTGTILHDLDNDPLGTGPDGRPVLLKDLWPSDEDVTARIRQHVRPEMFRTNAARLREGTGAWRRLHAPGSTRFPWKPRSTYIRRPPHLTGLSASAPGHMGPARAKVLLHLGDDVTTDHISPAGRIPAHSAAGRWLTERGVARRDLNQYSTRRSNHQVMLRGAFTNPAVKNLLLDDHPGPGGHAYTADRSRVLPVHEAAPTYREAGYDLVIVAGRNYGAGSSRDWAAKAQALLGVRAVIAQSYERIHRSNLIGMGVLPLEFAEDGHRPDFTGTEELTFAGLDDLSVGMNQVSLRITKPDGNWSAARVTLRILSRQELAYLREGGILPYVVRRSLARSTEPETCCQEESADVSG, from the coding sequence CCGTGGACGGCCACTCGTACCGCTACCAGCCCCTGGACCGCATGCTGGCCAAGGGCGAGCTGGAAGAACTTCCCTACGCGCTCAGGGTGCTGCTGGAGAACGTGGCCCGCCGGTCCCCCGGCTCACTGGCAGAGGTCGTGAGCCGTACCCGCACCCGCGCCGGCGTGTGCGAGGTGCCTGTGCACCCGAACCGGATCATGCTGCACGACACCACCTGTCTGCCCGCCCTGGCCGACTTCGCGGCCCTGCGCGACAGCGTCGCCGAGCTGGGCGGCGACCCCGCGCTGCTCCAGCCGTCGATCCCCGTCGACCTGACCGTGGACCACTCGGTGATCGTCGAGGAGTACGGCCGTGCGGACGCCGTCGACCGGAACCTCCTGATCGACTTCCGGCGCAACGGCGAACGGTACGAGATGGTGAAGTGGGCTGAACGCAGCCTGCGCAACTTCCGCGTTGTCCCGCCCGGCACGGGAATCATCCACCAGGTCAACATGGAAGCGCTGGCCCGCGTCGTCTGGATGACCGAGGCGCAGGACGGCGGCCTGCCCTGGCTGCACCCGGACGTCCTCGTGGCCACCGACAGCCACACCCCGATGATCAACGCGCTGGGCGTCGTCGGCTGGGGCGTCGGCGGTCTGGAGGGGCAGGCCGCGATGCTGGGCGAGCCGGTGACCATCCCGTACCCCGAGGTGGTGGGCGTCCGCCTGACCGGCCGGCTGCGCCCGGGCGTCGGCGCCACTGACCTGGCCCTGACTTTGACGGAACTGCTGCGCGCCCGGGGCGTGGTGAACAAGTTCGTCGAGTTCTGCGGACCGGGTGTCACGCCTCTGGGCTGGGCGGAGCGGGCCGCCGTCTCCAACATGGCACCCGAGTACGGGGCGACCTGCGTTTTCTTCCCCTACGACGACGAAACGGCCGCTTACCTCCGCCTGAGCGGACGAGAGGAGTCCCAGGTGCGTCTGGTGGACGCCTACCTCACCACTCAGGGCCTCAAGCGCACCGACGACCGCCCCGAACCCCGCTACGACGAGATCGTCGACCTCGACCTGACCACGGTCGAACCCAGCATGGCGGGCCCGAACCTGCCCCACCAGCGGCTGTCGCTGTCCCAGGTACCGCACTCCTACCGCAAGTCAGCCGGAACCCGCCGACAAGCCAGGTCCGCGGAAGACTTCGGCGAACCGCTGCCTGACGGCCCGGTCGCCATCGCGGCCATCACCAGCTGCACCAACACCGCCAACCCAGCCCTGATGGTGCAGGCAGGCCTGCTCGCCGAACGGGCAGCGGCCGCCGGCCTGAAGGCCAAACCCTGGGTCAAGACCTCCCTTTCTCCCGGCTCCCGCGTGGTCGAGGACTACCTGCGCGACGCCGGACTGCTTCCCGCGCTGGAGCACACCGGATTCCACATCGTCGGCTTCGGGTGCATGACCTGCATCGGCAACTCCGGCCCGCTCCACCCGGTCATGGAAGAACTCGCGGAGAACGGAACCGTCCAGCCGGTCGCCGTCCTGTCCGGCAACCGCAACTTCGCAGGACGCGTCAACCCCCACACCCCCCTCTCCTACCTCGCCTCCCCGCCACTGGTCGTCGCCTACGCTCTGACCGGCACGATCCTCCACGACCTCGACAACGACCCCCTCGGCACCGGCCCCGACGGCCGGCCCGTTCTCCTCAAGGACCTTTGGCCCTCGGACGAGGACGTGACCGCCCGTATCCGTCAACACGTCCGCCCCGAGATGTTCCGCACCAACGCCGCCCGTCTGCGCGAGGGAACCGGGGCCTGGCGCCGTCTCCACGCGCCCGGCAGCACCCGCTTCCCGTGGAAGCCGCGGTCGACATACATCCGCCGCCCTCCACACCTGACCGGCCTGTCGGCCTCGGCTCCCGGACACATGGGCCCTGCACGCGCGAAGGTACTGCTGCACCTCGGCGACGACGTCACCACCGACCACATCTCCCCGGCCGGGCGCATCCCCGCCCACAGCGCCGCAGGCCGCTGGCTCACCGAGCGGGGCGTCGCCCGTCGGGACCTCAACCAGTACTCCACCCGCCGGAGCAACCACCAGGTGATGCTACGCGGCGCGTTCACCAACCCGGCCGTCAAGAACCTGCTCCTCGACGACCACCCCGGCCCGGGCGGCCACGCCTACACGGCCGACCGCTCCCGGGTCCTGCCCGTCCACGAAGCCGCACCCACCTACCGGGAAGCAGGCTACGACCTGGTCATCGTCGCGGGCCGCAACTACGGCGCCGGTTCCAGCCGCGACTGGGCGGCCAAGGCGCAGGCACTGTTGGGCGTCCGCGCCGTCATTGCGCAATCCTACGAACGCATCCACCGCTCCAACTTGATCGGCATGGGCGTCCTGCCGCTGGAGTTCGCCGAGGACGGCCATCGGCCGGACTTCACGGGCACGGAGGAGCTGACCTTCGCCGGACTCGACGACCTGTCCGTCGGCATGAACCAGGTGAGCCTCCGCATCACGAAACCGGACGGCAACTGGTCGGCAGCCCGTGTGACGTTGCGCATCCTCTCCCGCCAAGAATTGGCCTATCTCCGGGAGGGCGGCATCCTGCCCTACGTCGTCCGCCGCTCACTGGCACGCAGCACCGAGCCCGAAACGTGCTGCCAGGAAGAGTCAGCAGACGTCTCGGGGTGA
- a CDS encoding Uma2 family endonuclease, with amino-acid sequence MTAVAHEPITPAEGLLETFLALETPEGFRAELIEGEIVVTPPPDGDHEKYISRVVRQVIKRSRVDMDFSGNKGLRLASGGACPKNHAIPDVTFGAMELDLFGNADPWMPCDGVAMVLEVTSTKPEADRETKHRCYAREGIPLYLLVDRETAMVTLFSEPEKDDYRRLLKRSFGDPLFLPEPFAFELDTTDFL; translated from the coding sequence ATGACTGCCGTGGCACACGAGCCCATCACGCCGGCGGAGGGCCTGCTGGAGACCTTCCTGGCCCTCGAGACCCCGGAGGGGTTCCGGGCCGAGCTGATCGAGGGGGAGATCGTTGTGACGCCGCCGCCGGACGGGGACCACGAGAAGTACATCAGCCGGGTGGTAAGGCAAGTGATCAAGCGGTCCCGCGTCGACATGGACTTCTCCGGAAACAAGGGCTTGAGGCTGGCGAGTGGCGGCGCGTGTCCGAAGAACCACGCGATCCCGGACGTCACGTTCGGCGCCATGGAGCTCGATCTCTTCGGGAACGCCGACCCGTGGATGCCCTGCGACGGTGTCGCCATGGTCCTCGAAGTGACGTCCACCAAGCCCGAGGCCGACCGCGAGACCAAACACCGGTGCTACGCCCGCGAAGGCATCCCCCTCTACCTGTTGGTCGACCGTGAGACCGCCATGGTGACCCTGTTCAGCGAGCCGGAGAAGGACGACTACCGGCGACTGCTCAAGCGCTCCTTCGGCGACCCGCTGTTCCTGCCCGAGCCGTTCGCCTTCGAACTGGACACCACGGACTTCCTCTGA
- a CDS encoding DMT family transporter, whose protein sequence is MSARGWFLFSLMGVVWGIPYLMIKVAVDAVSPPMVVFTRCALGAALLLPFAVRQGGLTRTVRTHWRPMLAFAVLEIMVPWLTLTDAERHLSSSTAGLLIAGTPIVGVALARFFGPVANAAERLNPRRVTGLTLGLAGVTVLTLPHLTGGDARSLGEVLLTVLGYATAPLIAARRLKDVPTLQLIAPCLTLAALAYAPAAAATWPGAVPSAHVLAALAGLGVICTAVAFVAFLELIKEAGPTRATVITYVNPAIAVAAGAVFLDEPLTPGVLAAFALILAGSVLATAAGARRRRTAPVERSAPQDNQANAHVESA, encoded by the coding sequence ATGAGTGCACGCGGCTGGTTCCTGTTCTCCCTGATGGGAGTGGTCTGGGGCATCCCCTACCTGATGATCAAAGTGGCGGTGGACGCGGTGTCCCCGCCCATGGTGGTGTTCACACGGTGCGCCCTGGGAGCGGCGCTCCTGCTTCCCTTCGCCGTCCGCCAGGGCGGCCTGACCCGGACCGTACGGACGCACTGGCGGCCCATGCTGGCCTTCGCGGTCCTGGAGATCATGGTCCCCTGGCTCACCCTCACCGACGCCGAACGCCACCTCTCCAGCTCCACGGCCGGCCTGCTGATCGCGGGCACCCCGATCGTGGGCGTCGCCCTGGCCCGCTTCTTCGGCCCCGTCGCCAACGCGGCCGAGCGACTGAACCCCCGCCGGGTGACCGGCCTGACCCTCGGCCTGGCGGGCGTGACCGTCCTGACCCTCCCGCACCTGACCGGCGGGGACGCCCGCTCACTGGGCGAGGTGCTGCTGACGGTCCTCGGATACGCGACCGCCCCCCTGATAGCCGCCCGCCGGCTCAAGGACGTCCCGACCCTCCAGCTCATCGCCCCCTGCCTGACCCTCGCCGCCCTGGCCTACGCCCCGGCGGCCGCGGCCACCTGGCCGGGCGCCGTCCCCTCCGCCCACGTCCTGGCCGCCCTCGCCGGCCTGGGCGTCATCTGCACGGCGGTCGCCTTCGTGGCCTTCCTCGAACTGATCAAGGAGGCGGGACCGACCCGCGCCACGGTCATCACCTACGTCAACCCGGCGATCGCGGTCGCAGCGGGCGCGGTCTTCCTCGACGAACCGCTGACCCCCGGCGTCCTGGCCGCCTTCGCCCTGATCCTCGCGGGGTCGGTGCTGGCCACGGCGGCCGGTGCGAGGCGGCGGCGGACGGCCCCGGTGGAACGGTCGGCACCGCAGGACAACCAGGCGAACGCCCACGTGGAGTCCGCCTGA
- a CDS encoding AraC family transcriptional regulator, translated as MDGRGEQATWTRARLGRCGPPLDLLTACFDKHVYAPHAHDEYTIGVTTGGCEVIDYRGGLIRSGPGSLVVLAPGEMHTGGPAGTSGGYSYRALYAESSLLTDGTLGGLPHFREAVFDDPELAAALRLTHTELSVCPDPLETESRLPWLLTALARRHSTAHPTADTIPGAASIAHTVRDRLADELLDPPSLADLAAELGMSRYQLLRAFRTAMGIPPYAWLAQHRVTRARGLLETGLRPADVAPLVGFADQAHLTRWFRRVLGVTPAAYRNSVQDAAW; from the coding sequence ATGGACGGACGAGGTGAGCAGGCCACCTGGACCAGGGCACGGCTCGGACGCTGCGGACCGCCCCTCGACCTGCTGACCGCCTGCTTCGACAAGCACGTCTACGCCCCGCACGCGCACGACGAGTACACCATCGGCGTCACCACCGGCGGCTGCGAGGTCATCGACTACCGCGGCGGCCTGATCCGGTCCGGCCCCGGCTCCCTCGTCGTCCTCGCCCCCGGCGAGATGCACACCGGAGGCCCCGCCGGCACCTCCGGCGGCTACTCCTACCGGGCCCTGTACGCCGAGAGCTCCCTCCTCACCGACGGCACCCTCGGCGGACTGCCGCACTTCCGTGAAGCCGTGTTCGACGACCCGGAGCTGGCCGCGGCCCTGCGTCTCACGCACACCGAACTCAGCGTCTGCCCCGACCCGTTGGAGACCGAGTCCCGGCTGCCCTGGCTACTCACGGCGCTCGCCCGCCGCCACTCCACGGCCCACCCGACGGCCGACACGATCCCCGGCGCCGCCTCGATCGCGCACACCGTCCGCGACCGCCTCGCCGACGAGCTCCTCGACCCGCCCTCCCTCGCCGACCTCGCCGCCGAACTGGGCATGTCCCGCTACCAGCTGCTGCGCGCCTTCCGCACGGCGATGGGGATACCGCCCTACGCCTGGCTCGCCCAGCACCGGGTGACCAGGGCCCGCGGCCTGCTGGAGACCGGCCTGCGCCCCGCCGACGTGGCCCCGCTCGTCGGCTTCGCCGACCAGGCGCACCTGACGCGCTGGTTCCGGCGGGTGCTCGGCGTGACCCCGGCGGCGTACCGCAACAGCGTTCAAGACGCGGCATGGTGA
- a CDS encoding TetR/AcrR family transcriptional regulator, which produces MAERLTPRATEIVAAARDILEESGPAQLTMRTLADRLGIKAPSLYKHFPDKHAVEVELVAQMLAESAEALEAAESRAPGSLAELATAYRAYALAHPHLYCLATERPLPRAELPAGLEDRAALPLLRACGGDLDLARAAWAFAHGMVILEIHGRFPGDADLPTAWKRGLQALHP; this is translated from the coding sequence GTGGCTGAACGACTGACGCCGAGGGCGACGGAGATCGTCGCGGCCGCCCGCGACATCCTCGAGGAGTCCGGCCCCGCCCAGCTCACCATGCGGACCCTCGCCGACCGGCTCGGCATCAAGGCCCCCTCCCTCTACAAGCACTTCCCCGACAAGCACGCCGTCGAGGTCGAGCTGGTCGCGCAGATGCTCGCCGAGTCGGCCGAGGCCCTGGAGGCCGCCGAGTCCCGCGCGCCCGGCTCCCTGGCGGAGCTGGCCACGGCCTACCGCGCCTACGCCCTGGCCCACCCCCACCTGTACTGCCTGGCCACCGAACGCCCCCTCCCGCGCGCCGAACTCCCCGCCGGGCTGGAGGATCGCGCCGCGCTGCCGCTGCTGCGGGCCTGTGGTGGCGACCTGGACCTCGCCCGTGCCGCCTGGGCCTTCGCGCACGGCATGGTGATCCTGGAGATCCACGGCCGGTTTCCCGGCGACGCGGACCTGCCGACGGCATGGAAACGCGGCCTCCAGGCGTTGCACCCGTAG
- a CDS encoding DUF4260 family protein: protein MTSTTTAAPSRTALTVLRRTAWLAGALFWSAFAVLEAVNHGWLAGALALLFLVLPDLTFLVALDEAPRMAKGQLAPRAVPYYNAMHRALVPVALMALYTAAPIAWAPAFAALCGWLAHISYDRAFGYGLRTKEGFQRG, encoded by the coding sequence ATGACCAGTACGACCACCGCCGCACCGTCCCGCACCGCCCTCACCGTCCTGCGTCGCACCGCCTGGCTCGCCGGCGCCCTGTTCTGGTCCGCCTTCGCCGTCCTCGAGGCGGTGAACCACGGCTGGCTCGCGGGCGCCCTCGCCCTGCTCTTCCTCGTCCTGCCCGACCTCACCTTCCTGGTCGCCCTCGACGAGGCGCCCCGCATGGCGAAGGGGCAGCTCGCGCCCCGCGCGGTGCCGTACTACAACGCGATGCACCGGGCCCTGGTCCCCGTCGCGCTCATGGCCCTCTACACGGCGGCGCCCATCGCGTGGGCCCCCGCCTTCGCGGCCCTGTGCGGCTGGCTCGCCCACATCTCGTACGATCGCGCCTTCGGATACGGGCTGCGGACGAAGGAGGGCTTCCAGCGTGGCTGA
- a CDS encoding TetR/AcrR family transcriptional regulator codes for MDDQEGQESREGQGGRGVREAELPLRERKKRQTRQRISDIATGLFAQHGFDQVTVAEVARAAGVSTMTVFNYFPRKEDLFLDRIPEAVETFTGAVRRRGPGEAPLSALRRLALELLRQRHPLSGVGDGFAAFWRVVADSPGLRARAREGVEELEEALAGVLAEAGVAHPELLAALTVAAYRTVYVASARRLLAGDPVDEVAEDHRIRLGAAFDALERMTA; via the coding sequence ATGGATGACCAGGAGGGCCAGGAAAGCCGGGAGGGGCAAGGGGGGCGGGGGGTTCGGGAGGCCGAACTCCCCCTGCGGGAGCGCAAGAAACGGCAGACCCGGCAGCGGATCTCCGACATCGCGACCGGACTGTTCGCGCAGCACGGCTTCGACCAGGTGACCGTCGCGGAGGTCGCCCGGGCCGCGGGTGTCTCCACCATGACCGTCTTCAACTACTTCCCGCGCAAGGAGGACCTGTTCCTCGACCGCATCCCGGAGGCCGTCGAGACCTTCACCGGAGCCGTGCGGCGGCGCGGTCCCGGCGAGGCCCCGCTGTCCGCGCTGCGCCGCCTCGCACTCGAACTCCTCCGTCAGCGCCACCCGTTGAGCGGGGTGGGTGATGGCTTCGCGGCCTTCTGGCGGGTCGTCGCCGACTCGCCCGGCCTCAGGGCCCGCGCCCGGGAGGGGGTGGAGGAGCTGGAGGAGGCGCTCGCCGGAGTCCTCGCGGAGGCGGGCGTCGCCCATCCGGAACTGCTCGCGGCGCTGACCGTCGCCGCGTACCGCACGGTCTACGTCGCCTCGGCGCGGCGTCTGCTCGCGGGTGATCCGGTGGACGAGGTGGCGGAGGACCACCGGATCCGGCTGGGGGCGGCCTTCGACGCGCTGGAGCGGATGACGGCGTAG
- a CDS encoding FAD-dependent monooxygenase: MTTTDYDVVVAGAGPVGLFLGCELRLGGARVLVVERLTEVDETIKAGSINTPSAVAFYRRGLLPELAAVWEKILSGLRAFAQTRGDGEPRLPPKFAGHFAGIMMSTDLFDDSDPAFADVGPAGESGLGVPQAELERILAAHAEKLGVEVRRGVELTGFTDDGDGLTVALAPADGSAPEEVGAGWLVGCDGGRSTVRKLAGFDFPGTPPEITGYQAVVDMTGAERLGTGWNTTDTGTYVNGPFPGRVLTVEFDGPPADRSAPVTREELQAALRRVSGVPEVTVHKVRSLTRFTDNARQATTYRKGRVLLAGDAAHVHSPFGGQGLNLGIGDAMNLGWKLAAVARGRAPETLLDSYTAERHPIGAWVLDWTRAQIALMRPDRHARALRRVVTDLALTTTGTTYLVKQISGVWQHYDLPGDHPLTGHSAPDIELADGTRLGDHLHTGHALLLDLTDNPALRTRADGYAGLVDVVTTTCPARPDLAAVLVRPDGFVAWASDGGEGDSGISLAEALERWFGATALPA, translated from the coding sequence ATGACGACGACGGATTACGACGTGGTGGTGGCCGGCGCCGGGCCGGTGGGGCTCTTCCTCGGCTGCGAATTACGGCTCGGCGGTGCGCGGGTGCTGGTCGTGGAGCGGCTGACCGAGGTGGACGAGACGATCAAGGCGGGGTCGATCAACACACCCAGCGCGGTGGCGTTCTACCGGCGGGGGCTGCTGCCCGAGCTGGCGGCCGTGTGGGAGAAGATCCTGAGCGGGCTGCGCGCCTTCGCGCAGACCCGAGGCGACGGCGAGCCACGCCTGCCCCCGAAGTTCGCCGGGCACTTCGCCGGGATCATGATGAGCACCGACCTGTTCGACGACTCCGACCCGGCTTTCGCGGACGTCGGTCCGGCCGGTGAGTCCGGCCTGGGCGTGCCGCAGGCGGAACTGGAACGGATCCTCGCCGCCCACGCCGAGAAGCTGGGCGTCGAGGTGCGCCGGGGCGTGGAGCTGACCGGGTTCACGGACGACGGGGACGGGCTGACCGTGGCCCTGGCTCCCGCCGACGGATCCGCGCCCGAGGAGGTCGGCGCGGGCTGGCTGGTCGGCTGTGACGGCGGTCGCAGCACGGTCCGCAAGCTCGCCGGGTTCGACTTCCCCGGCACCCCGCCGGAGATCACCGGCTATCAGGCGGTGGTGGACATGACCGGCGCCGAGAGGCTGGGCACGGGCTGGAACACCACCGACACGGGCACGTACGTCAACGGGCCCTTCCCGGGTCGCGTCCTCACCGTGGAGTTCGACGGACCGCCCGCCGACCGCTCCGCGCCGGTGACCAGGGAAGAGCTGCAAGCCGCCCTGCGCCGGGTGTCCGGCGTCCCCGAAGTGACCGTGCACAAGGTGCGCTCGCTCACCCGCTTCACCGACAACGCCCGTCAGGCGACCACCTACCGCAAGGGCCGGGTCCTGCTCGCGGGCGACGCCGCGCACGTGCACTCGCCGTTCGGCGGGCAGGGGCTCAACCTGGGCATCGGGGACGCGATGAACCTCGGCTGGAAGCTCGCCGCCGTGGCACGCGGCCGGGCCCCGGAGACCCTGCTGGACTCCTACACCGCGGAACGGCACCCGATCGGAGCCTGGGTGCTCGACTGGACGCGCGCCCAGATCGCCCTGATGCGGCCCGACCGGCACGCCCGCGCCCTGCGCCGGGTGGTCACCGATCTCGCACTGACGACCACCGGCACCACCTACCTCGTCAAGCAGATCTCCGGCGTCTGGCAGCACTACGACCTGCCCGGCGACCATCCCCTGACCGGCCACAGTGCCCCCGACATCGAACTCGCCGACGGCACCCGCCTCGGCGACCACCTCCACACCGGCCACGCCCTCCTGCTCGACCTCACCGACAACCCCGCGCTGCGGACCCGTGCCGACGGCTATGCCGGCCTGGTCGACGTCGTCACCACCACCTGCCCCGCCCGCCCGGACCTCGCGGCCGTGCTGGTACGGCCGGACGGTTTCGTGGCGTGGGCGTCCGACGGTGGAGAGGGGGACTCCGGAATCTCTTTGGCCGAGGCCCTGGAGCGCTGGTTCGGCGCGACGGCACTTCCCGCCTGA
- the yaaA gene encoding peroxide stress protein YaaA: MLVLLPPSEGKAASGRGAPLKLESLSLPGLNAAREAVLGELVELCSGDEDKSREVLGLSEGLRGEVAKNAGLRTAGARPAGEIYTGVLYDALDLASLDAAAKRRAARSLLVFSGLWGAVRMTDRIPSYRCSMGVKLPGLGALGAFWRTPMAEVLPEVAGRGLVLDLRSAAYAAAWKPKGEVAGRTATVRVLHAPTRKVVSHFNKATKGRIVRSLLSAGAAPGGPAELVEALRDLGYAVEAEAPAGAGRPWALDVLVTEVH; this comes from the coding sequence GTGCTTGTCCTGCTGCCGCCCTCCGAAGGCAAGGCCGCCTCCGGGCGTGGCGCCCCGTTGAAGCTGGAGTCCCTGTCCCTGCCTGGACTGAACGCCGCGCGTGAGGCCGTGCTCGGGGAGTTGGTCGAGCTGTGCTCCGGTGACGAGGACAAGTCGCGCGAGGTGCTCGGGCTGAGCGAGGGACTTCGGGGCGAGGTGGCCAAGAACGCGGGTCTGCGCACCGCCGGGGCCCGGCCGGCGGGCGAGATCTACACCGGGGTGCTGTACGACGCCCTGGACCTGGCCTCCCTGGACGCCGCCGCCAAGCGGCGTGCCGCCCGTTCACTGCTGGTGTTCTCCGGGCTGTGGGGCGCGGTCCGGATGACGGACCGGATCCCTTCCTACCGTTGCTCGATGGGCGTGAAGCTGCCCGGGCTCGGTGCACTCGGGGCGTTCTGGCGTACGCCGATGGCGGAGGTGCTGCCCGAGGTGGCCGGGCGCGGACTGGTGCTGGACCTGCGGTCCGCCGCCTACGCCGCCGCCTGGAAGCCGAAGGGCGAGGTCGCCGGGCGGACCGCGACCGTACGGGTGCTGCACGCGCCGACCCGGAAGGTGGTCAGCCACTTCAACAAGGCGACGAAGGGGCGGATCGTGCGCAGCCTGCTGTCGGCCGGGGCGGCGCCCGGGGGCCCCGCCGAGCTGGTGGAGGCGCTTCGGGACCTGGGGTACGCGGTGGAGGCGGAGGCTCCTGCCGGGGCGGGGCGGCCGTGGGCGCTGGATGTGCTGGTGACGGAGGTCCACTGA
- a CDS encoding bifunctional RNase H/acid phosphatase, translated as MREFIVEADGGSRGNPGPAGYGAVVRDAATGDTLAEAAEYLGVATNNVAEYQGLLAGLRAAHALDPAAAVHVRMDSKLVVEQMSGRWKIKHPDLKPLAAEAARVFPPARVTYEWIPRERNKHADRLANEAMDAGARGEQWSPSASTAELETSQPAGGAAKTDGGTGGAVRAEADARAARAVAAPGWAPADMGAPATFVLLRHGETPLTPQKRFSGSGGTDPSLSDAGREQAERVAAALARRGTIQAIVSSPLARTRETAGIVAARLGLEVTLDDGLRETDFGAWEGLTFGEVRERYPDDLNAWLADPEAEPTGGGESFAATATRIAATRDKLVAAYAGRTVLLVTHVTPIKSLVRLALGAPPESLFRMELSAASLSAVAYYADGNASVRLFNDTSHLRP; from the coding sequence GTGCGGGAGTTCATCGTCGAGGCCGACGGCGGATCACGGGGCAATCCCGGCCCGGCCGGCTACGGGGCCGTGGTCCGCGACGCGGCGACGGGGGACACCCTGGCCGAGGCGGCGGAGTACCTCGGCGTCGCCACCAACAACGTCGCCGAGTACCAGGGACTCCTGGCCGGCCTGCGCGCCGCGCACGCACTGGACCCCGCGGCGGCGGTCCACGTCCGCATGGACTCCAAGCTCGTCGTCGAGCAGATGTCGGGCCGCTGGAAGATCAAGCACCCCGATCTCAAGCCGCTCGCGGCGGAAGCGGCCCGCGTCTTCCCGCCCGCCCGAGTGACCTACGAGTGGATCCCCCGCGAGCGGAACAAGCACGCCGACCGCCTGGCGAACGAGGCGATGGACGCGGGCGCCCGGGGCGAACAGTGGTCGCCGTCGGCATCGACGGCGGAGCTGGAGACGTCGCAACCTGCGGGCGGAGCCGCGAAGACCGACGGCGGAACCGGCGGAGCCGTTCGTGCCGAGGCCGATGCGCGGGCCGCGCGCGCCGTGGCCGCGCCCGGCTGGGCGCCCGCCGACATGGGCGCCCCCGCCACCTTCGTGCTGCTGCGCCACGGTGAGACGCCACTGACCCCGCAGAAGCGGTTCTCCGGCAGCGGCGGCACCGACCCCTCCCTCTCCGACGCCGGCCGGGAGCAGGCCGAACGGGTCGCGGCCGCGCTCGCCCGGCGCGGCACGATCCAGGCGATCGTCTCCTCACCGCTCGCCCGCACCCGCGAGACCGCGGGCATCGTCGCCGCCCGCCTCGGACTGGAGGTGACGCTCGACGACGGGCTGCGGGAGACGGACTTCGGCGCCTGGGAGGGCCTCACGTTCGGCGAGGTGCGGGAGCGCTACCCGGACGACCTGAACGCCTGGCTCGCCGACCCGGAGGCCGAGCCCACCGGCGGCGGCGAGAGCTTCGCGGCCACCGCCACCCGGATCGCGGCCACCCGCGACAAGCTGGTCGCGGCGTATGCGGGCCGCACGGTCCTGCTGGTCACGCACGTCACCCCGATCAAGAGCCTCGTACGCCTCGCCCTCGGCGCCCCGCCCGAGTCGCTGTTCCGCATGGAACTGTCCGCGGCCTCGCTGTCGGCCGTGGCCTACTACGCGGACGGCAACGCGAGCGTACGGCTGTTCAACGACACGTCCCACCTGCGCCCCTGA